One region of Archocentrus centrarchus isolate MPI-CPG fArcCen1 chromosome 6, fArcCen1, whole genome shotgun sequence genomic DNA includes:
- the cstpp1 gene encoding centriolar satellite-associated tubulin polyglutamylase complex regulator 1 isoform X1: protein MILSVNFSGRSRMNRFNPTVPADQYLADSNVLFYLSDAVTQLLEHKEEYTQFGVIRYFAEYFSSVKNSNHVLFREFNYIQATPHNRASFIRVFWRCYRQIGKSGDLLSMLEYRSLLQLLCPDFPVMLVQSAARIAVMDDSIDCLISFSDFLYAFQLQFYYQEFLDSVLVIYQDLLAGKSPNTVIVPTSTSIEQIPSVFTEENKEEEQKQDGVEPSTLALCIDALCDRSKHSHPPRSCMREILKQTDRVSYYSFLMSLAKQETINQTIGVLPSNAELLIDPEMDQELDKLIAQISVSPGSNSSSSAVGGLKEVQRKASPRRNIHHRRRMEVESDGSTEETDSSEN, encoded by the exons ATGATTCTTTCAGTGAATTTCTCTGGGAGGAGCAGAATGAACCGTTTTAACCCCACCGTTCCCGCTGACCAATATCTCG CGGACAGCAATGTGTTGTTCTACTTGAGTGATGCTGTGACCCAGCTGCTAGAGCACAAAGAGGAATACACCCAGTTCGGAGTGATCCGCTACTTCGCTGAATA TTTCAGCAGTGTGAAGAACAGTAACCACGTCCTCTTCAGAGAGTTTAACTACATCCAGGCCACTCCACATAACAGAGCGTCTTTCATTCGAGTATTCTGGAGATGCTACAGACAGATCGGCAAAAGTGGAG ATTTGCTCTCCATGCTGGAGTACAGGTCTTTGCTGCAGTTACTGTGTCCAGATTTCCCGGTGATGTTGGTGCAGAGTGCAGCCAG AATTGCTGTGATGGACGACAGCATCGATTGTCTGATATCTTTCTCTGACTTCCTTTATGCCTTCCAGCTGCAGTTTTACTACCAAG AGTTCCTGGACAGTGTGCTAGTAATCTACCAGGATCTGCTAGCAGGGAAGAGTCCCAACACGGTTATTGTCCCAACATCCACCTCCATCGAGCAGATCCCATCTGTGTTCACAGAGGAGAacaaggaggaggagcagaagcAAGATGGGGTGGAGCCGTCCACTCTGGCTCTCTGTATAGATGCCCTGTGTGATAGGTCCAAACATAG TCATCCCCCCAGGTCATGTATGAGGGAAATCCTGAAGCAGACTGACAGAGTTTCTTACTACAGCTTCCTCATGAGTCTGGCTAAACAAGAGACCATCAACCAAACTATAG GAGTGTTACCCAGTAATGCAGAGCTGCTCATTGATCCAGAGATGGACCAGGAACTTGACAAAct GATTGCTCAAATATCAGTGAGTCCTGGCAGCAATAGCAGCAGCAGTGCTGTGGGGGGGCTAAAGGAAGTGCAGAGGAAGGCATCCCCCAGGAGGAACATCCATCACAGAAGGAGGATGGAAGTGGAGAGTGATGGCTCCACTGAAGAGACTGACTCATCTGAAAACTGA
- the cstpp1 gene encoding centriolar satellite-associated tubulin polyglutamylase complex regulator 1 isoform X2, producing MILSVNFSGRSRMNRFNPTVPADQYLADSNVLFYLSDAVTQLLEHKEEYTQFGVIRYFAEYFSSVKNSNHVLFREFNYIQATPHNRASFIRVFWRCYRQIGKSGDLLSMLEYRSLLQLLCPDFPVMLVQSAARIAVMDDSIDCLISFSDFLYAFQLQFYYQEFLDSVLVIYQDLLAGKSPNTVIVPTSTSIEQIPSVFTEENKEEEQKQDGVEPSTLALCIDALCDRSKHSHPPRSCMREILKQTDRVSYYSFLMSLAKQETITEGGWKWRVMAPLKRLTHLKTDL from the exons ATGATTCTTTCAGTGAATTTCTCTGGGAGGAGCAGAATGAACCGTTTTAACCCCACCGTTCCCGCTGACCAATATCTCG CGGACAGCAATGTGTTGTTCTACTTGAGTGATGCTGTGACCCAGCTGCTAGAGCACAAAGAGGAATACACCCAGTTCGGAGTGATCCGCTACTTCGCTGAATA TTTCAGCAGTGTGAAGAACAGTAACCACGTCCTCTTCAGAGAGTTTAACTACATCCAGGCCACTCCACATAACAGAGCGTCTTTCATTCGAGTATTCTGGAGATGCTACAGACAGATCGGCAAAAGTGGAG ATTTGCTCTCCATGCTGGAGTACAGGTCTTTGCTGCAGTTACTGTGTCCAGATTTCCCGGTGATGTTGGTGCAGAGTGCAGCCAG AATTGCTGTGATGGACGACAGCATCGATTGTCTGATATCTTTCTCTGACTTCCTTTATGCCTTCCAGCTGCAGTTTTACTACCAAG AGTTCCTGGACAGTGTGCTAGTAATCTACCAGGATCTGCTAGCAGGGAAGAGTCCCAACACGGTTATTGTCCCAACATCCACCTCCATCGAGCAGATCCCATCTGTGTTCACAGAGGAGAacaaggaggaggagcagaagcAAGATGGGGTGGAGCCGTCCACTCTGGCTCTCTGTATAGATGCCCTGTGTGATAGGTCCAAACATAG TCATCCCCCCAGGTCATGTATGAGGGAAATCCTGAAGCAGACTGACAGAGTTTCTTACTACAGCTTCCTCATGAGTCTGGCTAAACAAGAGA CCATCACAGAAGGAGGATGGAAGTGGAGAGTGATGGCTCCACTGAAGAGACTGACTCATCTGAAAACTGATCTCTGA